A window of Streptomyces sp. N50 contains these coding sequences:
- a CDS encoding multicopper oxidase family protein, which translates to MTELPGPERRRFLRTMAALSSAVTLGTAAGCKSPGSDAAAAGATGAEFGGRTLTSAAELPKPFTTPLPVPPVKRPSRSTADTDFYDLTAREASVEILPGPRTTIMGYDGIFPGPTIAARRGRRTVLRYRNHLAVPTVVHLHGGHTPPESDGFPTDLVLPATGGAAFAAQAVGGTASTGTRDYTYPLDQRAATLWYHDHRMGFTGPQVWRGLAGFLLLTDDEEQALPLPRGDRDIPLMIADRAFDADGAFRYPAMDPDLRSMPGVDADHMAGAAGDVILVNGAPWPELEVDAVRYRFRLLNASNARRYELALDPVPPGGTSFTQIGSDQGLLAAPLRHTTLPIAPAERFDVIVDFSRYPVGTRVTLTNRAGSGGTSRVMRFVVARRATDDSRIPARLSTVEALSTTSATTRPWMFRKGRVATMGTDAAGWVVNGRAFDPRRVDASPRLGEVEIWRLATDAYHPVHIHLSPFQVLSRNGGPLGPGDHGWKDTIDLRPKQYADVAIRFADHAGRYLLHCHNLEHEDMAMMATFRTTR; encoded by the coding sequence ATGACCGAACTGCCTGGACCCGAGCGCCGACGCTTTCTCCGCACCATGGCCGCGCTCAGCAGCGCCGTGACACTGGGGACGGCGGCCGGGTGCAAGTCGCCGGGGTCGGACGCGGCCGCCGCCGGCGCGACGGGGGCCGAATTCGGCGGCCGTACGCTCACCTCCGCCGCCGAGTTGCCGAAGCCGTTCACCACGCCGCTGCCGGTCCCCCCGGTGAAACGGCCGTCGCGGAGCACCGCGGACACGGACTTCTACGACCTCACCGCACGGGAGGCGAGCGTGGAGATCCTGCCCGGTCCGCGGACGACGATCATGGGCTACGACGGGATCTTCCCGGGGCCGACGATCGCGGCGCGCCGTGGCCGCAGGACCGTGCTGCGCTACCGCAACCACCTCGCCGTACCGACCGTCGTGCACCTGCACGGCGGGCACACCCCGCCGGAGAGCGACGGTTTCCCGACCGACCTCGTACTGCCCGCCACCGGCGGTGCGGCCTTCGCGGCGCAGGCCGTCGGCGGTACCGCCAGTACCGGCACCCGCGACTACACCTATCCGCTGGACCAGCGGGCCGCGACGCTCTGGTACCACGATCACCGGATGGGCTTCACCGGTCCCCAGGTCTGGCGCGGGCTGGCCGGGTTCCTGCTGCTGACCGACGACGAGGAGCAGGCCCTGCCGCTGCCGCGCGGGGACCGTGACATCCCGTTGATGATCGCGGACCGCGCGTTCGACGCGGACGGCGCGTTCCGCTACCCCGCCATGGATCCGGACCTGAGGAGCATGCCCGGTGTCGACGCCGACCACATGGCGGGCGCGGCCGGTGACGTGATCCTCGTGAACGGGGCGCCCTGGCCGGAGTTGGAGGTCGACGCGGTCCGATACCGCTTCCGCCTCCTCAACGCCTCCAACGCCCGCCGCTACGAACTCGCCCTCGACCCGGTACCGCCGGGCGGCACATCGTTCACCCAAATAGGCTCGGACCAGGGGCTGTTGGCGGCACCGCTACGGCACACCACCCTCCCGATCGCGCCGGCCGAACGGTTCGACGTGATCGTCGACTTCTCCCGCTACCCGGTCGGCACCCGGGTCACGCTCACCAACAGGGCGGGCAGCGGCGGCACTTCACGGGTCATGCGGTTCGTCGTCGCGCGCAGGGCGACCGACGACAGCCGGATCCCGGCCCGACTCTCCACCGTCGAGGCCCTGTCGACGACGTCCGCGACGACCCGGCCGTGGATGTTCCGCAAGGGCAGGGTCGCCACCATGGGCACGGACGCGGCGGGTTGGGTCGTCAACGGCCGCGCGTTCGACCCGCGTCGCGTCGACGCTTCCCCCCGCCTCGGGGAGGTGGAGATCTGGCGCCTGGCCACCGACGCCTACCACCCCGTGCACATCCACCTCTCGCCCTTCCAGGTGCTCTCCCGCAACGGCGGACCGCTCGGTCCCGGCGACCACGGGTGGAAGGACACCATCGATCTGCGGCCCAAGCAGTACGCCGACGTCGCGATCCGCTTCGCCGACCACGCGGGCCGCTATCTCCTGCACTGCCACAACCTCGAACACGAGGACATGGCGATGATGGCCACTTTCCGGACCACGCGCTGA
- a CDS encoding isochorismatase family protein, which yields MTGHQQQDYERAGFDGRLTPGTSPALILVDPARAYVDPDCPLYAGAEPAADAMRLLLADARRAGIPVIVTRVLLRADGRDGGLFLRKVPVLGVFAEGSPFGEFIEGLAPAPHELTVTKQCPSAFFDTGLAAHLTANGIDTVLIGGLSTSGCVRATALDAMQYGFVPVVVEEAVGDRDPDIHAANLFDIRHKIGEVWPLGRVQEYLASLG from the coding sequence ATGACCGGTCATCAGCAGCAGGACTACGAGCGCGCGGGGTTCGACGGCCGGCTCACCCCCGGCACCTCCCCGGCCCTGATCCTGGTGGACCCCGCCCGCGCCTACGTCGACCCGGACTGCCCGCTCTACGCCGGGGCCGAACCGGCGGCCGACGCGATGAGGCTCCTCCTGGCCGACGCACGCCGGGCCGGGATTCCGGTGATCGTGACGCGGGTGCTGCTGCGGGCGGACGGGAGAGACGGCGGCCTGTTCCTGCGCAAGGTGCCGGTCCTGGGGGTGTTCGCGGAGGGCAGCCCCTTCGGTGAGTTCATTGAGGGCCTGGCCCCGGCGCCGCACGAGCTGACCGTGACGAAGCAGTGCCCGAGCGCCTTCTTCGACACCGGACTGGCCGCCCACCTCACGGCCAACGGCATCGACACCGTGCTCATCGGCGGGTTGTCGACGAGCGGTTGCGTCCGGGCCACCGCGCTGGACGCCATGCAGTACGGGTTCGTGCCGGTCGTGGTCGAGGAGGCCGTGGGCGACCGGGACCCGGACATCCACGCGGCGAACCTCTTCGACATCAGGCACAAGATCGGCGAGGTGTGGCCGCTCGGGCGGGTTCAGGAGTACCTCGCGTCGCTCGGCTGA
- a CDS encoding response regulator transcription factor — MTIRVLLADDQTLIRAGFRVLLDAAPDLEVVGEATTGREAVELAGSTRADVILMDIRMPDLDGIEATRLITADEDLAGVRVLILTTFELDENVLRALHAGASGFLSKSVEPADLQEAVRVVARGEALLSPKATRGLIARFLSQPNPGPLPSPVQLDCLTEREREIMALVAAGLSNDEIGERLYVSPLTAKTHINRAMMKLGARDRAQLVVLAYRSGLVSPGDLPVL, encoded by the coding sequence GTGACGATCAGAGTGCTGCTCGCCGACGACCAGACACTCATCCGGGCCGGCTTCCGGGTCCTCCTCGACGCCGCGCCGGACCTGGAGGTGGTAGGCGAGGCGACGACCGGCCGCGAGGCGGTCGAACTCGCCGGCAGCACCCGCGCCGACGTGATCCTCATGGACATCCGGATGCCGGACCTCGACGGCATCGAGGCGACCCGGCTGATCACCGCCGACGAAGACCTCGCCGGGGTACGGGTGTTGATCCTCACCACCTTCGAACTCGACGAGAACGTCCTGCGCGCGCTGCACGCCGGCGCGAGCGGATTCCTCAGCAAGAGCGTCGAACCGGCCGACCTCCAGGAAGCCGTGCGGGTCGTCGCCCGAGGGGAGGCCCTGCTGTCGCCCAAGGCCACCCGAGGCCTCATCGCCCGCTTCCTCTCCCAGCCGAACCCGGGCCCGCTGCCCAGCCCGGTCCAACTCGACTGCCTCACCGAGCGGGAGCGCGAGATCATGGCCCTGGTCGCCGCCGGGCTCTCCAACGACGAGATAGGTGAGCGGTTGTACGTCTCTCCGCTGACCGCCAAGACGCACATCAACCGGGCGATGATGAAACTGGGCGCCCGCGACCGCGCCCAACTGGTCGTCCTCGCCTACCGGAGCGGCTTGGTGAGCCCCGGCGACCTTCCGGTGCTGTGA
- a CDS encoding sensor histidine kinase, with protein MADYRLSRFRGRVTSHPQAADVALGLLVVTVILLAVRAGRPLGAEDLAAGATAFALIAARRRWPLPVFGAVTAASAAFNLHAALVGPLLAANVICTYTVASRTDRRTAAVTGAVTVVTVYVAVVIGAGRTWTDPQNAAILVWGVLAVVVGDATRIRLANLDAVEVRARQAEHSRDEEARRRVVEERLRIARDLHDVVAHHIAVINVQVGVAAHLLRERPDAAEEALAHVRQATRTVLAELSTVLDVLRSEEQDAGHAAATTEPPPGLSRLAAMLDSLAAVGLRVEHRQEGEARPLPSAVDLAAYRIVQESLTNAHKHGSEPAARLRLDYTPAGLGITVENAAGRPVPDAAGCGHGLIGLRERVSSVGGRVRTGRDDGRFTVDAFLPAALDRQDTPT; from the coding sequence ATGGCTGACTACCGGTTGTCCCGCTTCCGAGGCCGCGTCACCTCCCACCCGCAGGCCGCCGATGTGGCCTTGGGCCTCCTGGTCGTCACCGTGATCCTGCTCGCGGTCCGTGCCGGGCGCCCGCTGGGCGCGGAGGATCTGGCCGCCGGTGCGACGGCGTTCGCGCTGATCGCCGCCCGGCGCAGGTGGCCGCTGCCGGTCTTCGGGGCGGTCACCGCGGCGAGCGCGGCGTTCAATCTGCACGCCGCCCTCGTCGGCCCGCTGCTCGCCGCGAACGTGATCTGCACGTACACCGTCGCCTCCCGGACCGACCGGAGGACCGCCGCGGTGACGGGCGCCGTCACCGTCGTGACCGTGTACGTCGCGGTCGTCATCGGCGCAGGCCGGACCTGGACCGATCCGCAGAACGCCGCGATCCTCGTGTGGGGCGTCCTGGCCGTCGTCGTCGGCGACGCCACCCGCATCCGCCTGGCCAACCTGGACGCCGTCGAGGTGAGGGCCCGGCAGGCCGAGCACAGCCGCGACGAGGAGGCTCGCCGCCGGGTCGTGGAGGAGCGGCTGCGCATCGCCCGTGACCTGCACGACGTCGTCGCCCACCACATCGCCGTCATCAACGTGCAGGTCGGCGTCGCCGCCCATCTGCTGCGCGAGCGGCCCGACGCCGCGGAGGAGGCACTGGCCCACGTCCGGCAGGCCACGCGCACCGTACTCGCCGAACTCTCCACCGTGCTGGACGTGTTGCGCTCCGAGGAGCAGGACGCCGGGCACGCGGCCGCCACGACCGAGCCCCCGCCGGGGTTGAGCCGACTGGCGGCGATGCTGGACTCGCTGGCCGCGGTCGGTCTGCGGGTGGAGCACCGGCAGGAGGGCGAGGCCCGCCCCCTGCCCTCCGCGGTCGACCTCGCCGCCTATCGCATCGTCCAGGAATCCCTCACCAACGCGCACAAACACGGCAGCGAACCGGCGGCCCGGCTGCGGCTCGACTACACCCCGGCCGGTCTCGGGATCACGGTCGAGAACGCCGCCGGCCGCCCGGTCCCGGACGCCGCCGGCTGCGGCCACGGCCTCATCGGCCTGCGCGAGCGGGTCAGTTCGGTCGGCGGGCGCGTACGCACCGGACGCGACGACGGCCGCTTCACCGTCGACGCCTTCCTTCCCGCCGCACTCGACCGACAGGACACCCCCACGTGA
- a CDS encoding MMPL family transporter produces MSTCAHFVLRHRWWVIAFWLVVLLAGGTAAGHLPSRLSSDFSLPGQEGSETQAQLARSYGVSADLGHLPVLTAPAGHPVDRADVTAVANRLRTIPGVRVLDYGTTGDPGFLTEGGHSTFLLVYGPQPAGFADPLASTVDRTVKAAARQQGLTAEVTGYNQLSAGSDAGDRGGLSVLGETLIGALGALLVLALVFASFLALMPLLIAGVSILATFLVVLGLTTFTDVSFVVQFLIALVGLGVAIDYSLLVVSRWREERARGRSNDEAVITAVTTAGHAVLASGITVAISLVALVVVDVPLVRSMGFGGMVIPVISTLVVLTLLPVLLSLVGPRVDRPRIRKEAHVSRAWSAWARGVVRHRWAAAATATAGLALAIVPVFGLQIGQAGSDSLARSGVAHDTLAALGAGGVGSGVLTPMPLLVRSGADASTVAATARRVPGVRMAVVAPPGRDGVTEVVVVPTHETVDNTSVAVVTSVRDATKDLPGYIGVTGRGAIVLDYQRAVFDDFPYVLGLIALVTFVLLVRTFRSLLLPLKAVLLNLVSVAAVFGMITWFWQDGHGSNAVFGIAATGALTFWLPVLIFAFLFGLSMDYEVFILARMREEYDRTGSTAYAVEHGLGRTGRLVTSAALILFFAFAALASAPGTDIKVLATALGAGILLDATVVRALLVPAMVALFGRYNWWLPAGIARLLRVEPSPLVPDAVLPAGYEADPHPPTRAAIDRAPLLPEIRP; encoded by the coding sequence GTGTCCACATGCGCGCACTTCGTCCTGCGCCACCGCTGGTGGGTGATCGCGTTCTGGCTGGTCGTCCTGCTGGCCGGCGGCACCGCGGCCGGCCATCTGCCGTCCCGGCTCTCGTCGGACTTCTCCCTGCCCGGCCAGGAGGGCTCCGAGACCCAGGCCCAACTCGCCCGCTCCTACGGCGTGTCCGCCGACCTGGGCCACCTGCCGGTGCTCACCGCACCCGCCGGACACCCCGTCGACCGCGCGGACGTCACCGCCGTGGCCAACCGCCTCCGCACGATCCCCGGCGTCCGCGTCCTCGACTACGGCACCACCGGCGACCCCGGCTTCCTCACCGAGGGCGGCCACAGCACCTTCCTGCTGGTCTACGGCCCTCAACCGGCCGGTTTCGCCGACCCGTTGGCGTCCACGGTGGACCGTACGGTCAAGGCGGCCGCACGACAGCAGGGCCTCACCGCCGAGGTCACCGGCTACAACCAGCTCTCGGCCGGCAGTGACGCGGGAGACCGCGGCGGGCTCAGTGTGCTGGGTGAGACACTCATCGGCGCGCTGGGTGCGCTGCTCGTCCTCGCCCTCGTGTTCGCGTCGTTCCTCGCCCTGATGCCGCTGCTCATCGCGGGCGTGTCGATCCTGGCGACGTTCCTGGTCGTCCTCGGTCTGACCACGTTCACCGACGTCTCCTTCGTCGTGCAGTTCCTGATCGCGCTGGTCGGGCTGGGCGTGGCGATCGACTACTCGCTGCTGGTGGTCTCCCGCTGGCGCGAGGAGCGGGCTCGCGGCCGGTCGAACGACGAGGCCGTGATCACCGCGGTGACGACCGCCGGGCACGCGGTGCTCGCCTCCGGGATCACCGTCGCGATCAGCCTGGTCGCGCTCGTCGTGGTCGACGTGCCGCTCGTCCGCAGCATGGGATTCGGCGGCATGGTGATCCCGGTGATCAGCACGCTGGTCGTCCTCACCCTGCTTCCGGTCCTGTTGAGCCTGGTCGGTCCGCGGGTCGACCGGCCGAGGATCCGCAAGGAGGCACACGTCTCCCGGGCCTGGTCGGCCTGGGCGCGCGGTGTCGTCCGCCACCGCTGGGCCGCCGCCGCGACGGCCACCGCGGGGCTCGCGCTGGCGATCGTCCCGGTGTTCGGCCTGCAGATCGGCCAGGCCGGCTCCGACTCCCTGGCCCGCAGCGGCGTCGCCCACGACACGCTGGCCGCGCTCGGCGCCGGCGGGGTGGGCAGCGGGGTGCTGACGCCGATGCCGTTGCTGGTCCGCTCGGGTGCGGACGCGTCCACCGTGGCGGCTACGGCGCGGCGGGTACCCGGCGTCCGGATGGCCGTCGTGGCCCCGCCCGGGCGGGACGGCGTCACGGAGGTCGTCGTCGTACCCACCCACGAGACGGTGGACAACACCAGCGTGGCGGTGGTGACTTCGGTCCGCGACGCGACGAAGGACCTGCCTGGATACATCGGCGTGACGGGCCGGGGCGCGATCGTCCTCGACTACCAGCGGGCGGTGTTCGACGACTTCCCCTACGTCCTGGGTCTGATCGCGCTGGTCACCTTCGTGCTCCTGGTCCGCACGTTCCGCTCCCTGCTGCTGCCGCTCAAGGCGGTACTGCTGAACCTGGTCAGCGTGGCCGCGGTGTTCGGGATGATCACCTGGTTCTGGCAGGACGGACACGGCTCGAACGCCGTGTTCGGGATCGCGGCGACCGGTGCGCTGACGTTCTGGCTGCCGGTCCTGATCTTCGCGTTCCTGTTCGGACTGTCCATGGACTACGAGGTGTTCATCCTGGCCCGGATGCGCGAGGAGTACGACCGCACCGGTTCCACCGCGTACGCCGTGGAGCACGGCCTGGGCCGTACCGGGCGGCTGGTCACGTCGGCCGCGCTGATCCTGTTCTTCGCCTTCGCCGCGCTGGCGTCCGCCCCGGGCACCGACATCAAGGTCCTCGCCACCGCGCTCGGCGCCGGCATCCTGCTGGACGCAACCGTCGTACGGGCACTGCTGGTGCCGGCGATGGTCGCGCTGTTCGGCAGGTACAACTGGTGGCTGCCCGCCGGGATCGCCCGGCTGCTGCGCGTCGAGCCGTCACCGCTGGTCCCCGACGCCGTCCTTCCCGCCGGATACGAGGCCGACCCGCACCCGCCGACCCGAGCCGCGATCGACCGCGCACCTCTCCTGCCCGAGATACGTCCGTGA
- the rutA gene encoding pyrimidine utilization protein A — MDIGVFIPIGNNGWLISKSSPQYLPSFELNKAIVQKAEEHGLDFALSMIKLKGFGGETEFWDHNLESFTLMAGLAAVTDRIKLYASTPILVLPPAIVARMATTIDSIAPGRFGINIVTGWAPGEYSQMDLWPGDEHFGNRYARAAEYVTVMKELWSEGVSNFKGEFYEMDDCVLSPRPADGHIDIVAAGQSPTGIRFAAEHAEYNFILGSGVNTPVALSDTVASLVDAAEGTGRDVGALSLFMIIADETDEAARAKWQDYHDNADHAALAYMAGESATDTTADDTSTARTIVLPEGAVNFNMGTLVGSYETVAKLLDEVAEVEGTKGIMLVFDDFLVGLENFGTRIQPLMKSRSQAG; from the coding sequence ATGGACATCGGCGTATTCATCCCCATCGGCAACAACGGCTGGCTCATATCGAAGAGTTCACCCCAGTACCTGCCGAGCTTCGAGCTCAACAAGGCCATCGTGCAGAAGGCCGAGGAGCACGGGCTCGACTTCGCGCTGTCGATGATCAAACTCAAGGGCTTCGGCGGCGAGACCGAGTTCTGGGACCACAACCTGGAGTCGTTCACGCTGATGGCGGGCCTGGCCGCCGTGACGGACCGGATCAAGCTGTACGCCTCCACCCCGATCCTCGTCCTGCCCCCGGCGATCGTCGCCCGCATGGCCACCACGATCGACTCCATCGCCCCCGGCCGCTTCGGCATCAACATCGTCACCGGCTGGGCACCCGGCGAGTACTCCCAGATGGACCTGTGGCCCGGCGACGAACACTTCGGCAACCGCTACGCCCGCGCCGCCGAGTACGTCACCGTGATGAAGGAGCTGTGGAGCGAGGGCGTCAGCAACTTCAAGGGCGAGTTCTACGAGATGGACGACTGCGTGCTCTCCCCGCGCCCGGCGGACGGGCACATCGACATCGTCGCGGCCGGGCAGAGCCCCACAGGCATCCGGTTCGCCGCCGAGCACGCCGAGTACAACTTCATCCTGGGCAGCGGGGTCAACACCCCCGTCGCCCTGTCGGACACCGTGGCCTCGCTCGTGGACGCGGCGGAGGGAACCGGCCGTGACGTCGGCGCGCTCTCCCTCTTCATGATCATCGCCGACGAGACCGACGAGGCCGCCCGGGCGAAGTGGCAGGACTACCACGACAACGCCGACCATGCGGCGCTGGCGTACATGGCCGGCGAATCCGCCACGGACACCACCGCCGACGACACCTCCACCGCCCGGACCATCGTGCTGCCCGAGGGCGCGGTGAACTTCAACATGGGCACGCTGGTCGGCTCGTACGAGACCGTCGCAAAGCTGCTCGACGAGGTCGCCGAGGTCGAGGGCACCAAGGGGATCATGCTCGTCTTCGACGACTTCCTCGTGGGCCTGGAGAACTTCGGCACCCGCATCCAGCCGCTGATGAAGTCACGGTCGCAGGCCGGGTGA
- a CDS encoding MFS transporter, with product MTVGRSPWRVFAATAVGVVAVFLNMSGLAVALPTITRELGADPGQADWILLGYMLVTTALILVFGRLADIVGRRSLYLAGLVVFTAGTGLAALAPSAGFLIAARVVQGVGAAAVITNNTALLTDVFPARTLGRALGWNVTVAATAQVAGPVVGGAATQLLGWRGLFVVCVPIGLVAIGASVLSVPAGVERVGRVREPFDLPGALLSTAMLTALVLTLTPGVTSTVASWLPWACGAVTLALLAAFVVVQTRRAHPLVDVALLRTRAIALVLAAVLANAIGSYAVVLLASLHEQAVGGATSLEAGVLVTPVAAGTLIASAAAGSLFDRFTPRTLTTTGMAVTACGLLGFSLTLSSTTVPFLAVAPFLLLVGAGTGLFMTPSTSALMLSVRADRRGMANGLRSTTQNVGYLLSTALALAFTTTGLSEPARQAAYDGTLNTLNVLGSGELDRFVANIRATGFVLTGIVAMGGVICLAFPTSLRAPRTADAAAVNSPPESATSRRTSP from the coding sequence GTGACCGTCGGCCGCAGTCCGTGGCGGGTGTTCGCGGCCACCGCCGTGGGGGTGGTGGCCGTGTTCCTCAACATGAGCGGTCTCGCCGTCGCGCTGCCCACCATCACCCGGGAGCTGGGGGCCGACCCCGGGCAGGCCGACTGGATCCTGCTCGGCTACATGCTGGTCACCACCGCCCTGATCCTCGTCTTCGGCCGGCTCGCCGACATCGTCGGCCGCCGCAGCCTGTACCTCGCCGGGCTCGTCGTCTTCACCGCCGGGACCGGGCTCGCGGCGCTCGCCCCGTCGGCGGGGTTCCTGATCGCGGCCCGGGTCGTGCAGGGCGTGGGCGCCGCCGCCGTGATCACCAACAACACGGCCCTGCTGACCGACGTGTTCCCCGCACGCACGTTGGGCAGGGCGCTGGGCTGGAACGTCACGGTGGCTGCCACGGCCCAGGTCGCCGGACCGGTCGTCGGCGGCGCGGCGACCCAACTCCTCGGCTGGCGTGGGCTGTTCGTCGTCTGTGTACCGATCGGGCTGGTCGCGATCGGCGCGTCGGTCCTGTCGGTTCCGGCGGGCGTGGAGCGGGTCGGCAGGGTCCGTGAACCGTTCGACCTGCCGGGCGCGCTGCTGTCCACGGCCATGCTGACCGCCCTCGTCCTCACCCTCACACCCGGCGTCACGTCCACCGTCGCCTCCTGGCTGCCGTGGGCCTGCGGCGCCGTGACCCTCGCGCTCCTCGCAGCCTTCGTCGTCGTCCAGACGCGCCGCGCGCATCCCCTGGTCGACGTGGCGCTGCTGCGCACCCGCGCGATCGCCCTCGTGCTCGCGGCCGTCCTCGCCAACGCGATCGGCAGCTACGCGGTCGTCCTCCTGGCGTCCTTGCACGAGCAGGCGGTCGGCGGCGCCACGTCCCTGGAGGCGGGGGTGCTGGTGACACCGGTCGCGGCCGGCACGCTGATCGCCTCGGCCGCCGCGGGTTCCCTCTTCGACCGCTTCACCCCGCGCACGCTGACGACAACGGGCATGGCGGTGACGGCGTGCGGACTGCTGGGCTTCTCGCTGACACTCTCGTCGACGACCGTGCCGTTCCTGGCGGTGGCCCCGTTCCTCCTCCTCGTCGGGGCCGGCACCGGGCTGTTCATGACACCGAGCACGAGCGCGCTGATGCTGTCCGTGCGAGCCGACCGGCGTGGCATGGCCAACGGCCTGCGGTCGACCACACAGAACGTGGGCTACCTCCTCAGTACGGCCCTCGCGCTCGCGTTCACGACGACCGGGCTGAGCGAACCGGCCCGGCAGGCCGCGTACGACGGGACACTGAACACGCTGAACGTCCTCGGCTCGGGCGAGTTGGACCGCTTCGTCGCCAACATCCGCGCCACGGGGTTCGTCCTCACGGGCATCGTCGCGATGGGGGGAGTGATCTGCCTGGCGTTTCCCACATCGCTGCGGGCACCCCGTACCGCTGACGCGGCCGCCGTCAACTCCCCGCCGGAGTCCGCCACTTCACGAAGGACGTCGCCATGA